The sequence GCGTCCGGCTCGGCGCTGCCCGGCGCCACCGGCTCGTCCAGGCTCAGGCCGAGATCGGCCAAAGTGCGCCAGGCATCGGGGGAGAGCCGGTCGCGGATCACCGAGGCGGTGTGGCGGGCGCTGTCGATGAGGTTGGGAAGGGCGCCCGGCCGCTCGCGCCCGGCCAGCGCGGCCAGCACATGGCGGATCGGGCGGGCGCGCGTCAGCTCGTCCGGCACCGCCCCCCAGGATTGCAGCAGGTCGAGCAGCGCCGGCACCGAACCGCCGCCGCCATCGGCGGTTGAGGAGAGCCGCCCGGCCAGCGTGCGCAGCAGGCGCAGCGTGCATTCGGCGCGCTCGACATAGCGCCCCAGCCAGAAGAAATTATCCGCCGCGCGGCTCGGAAGCGGCCCGGTCTGGCGCTTCACCTCCACCGTGTCGGGCGCCGGCAGCAGCGTCGTCTGCTCCACCGGCGCGGCGTCCAGCACCCACACATCGGCCGAACGGCCACCGCCCTGCATCGAGACGGCGCGGGAATCGAGCGTGTCGGAGACGCGGCAGAAGCCGCCGGGCATCACCGTCCAGCCGGCCTCGGTGGCGGCGACGAAGATGCGCAGGATGAAGGGGCGCGGCTCCAGCCGCCCGTTGCTCCACACCGGCATGGTGGAGAGGCGCACCGCCTCCTGCCCGACAATATCCACGCCGCGGGTGCGGATGGCGCGCTCCACCGCCGCACGCTGGGCGGGATCGAGATCGGCGCCGATCACCGGCCCGTTCTCCAGCGCCCCCGGCACCGGCCGGCGGAAGGCGGGCGAGATGACGAGATCGTCGAGGCTGTCGAGGACGCGCTCGCGCTCGGCCGGCTGGCCACACCACCAGGTCGCGATATTGGGCAGGATCGGCGCCTCGCCCAGCACCTGCTGGCCGAGACGCGGCAGGAAGCCCATCATCGCCGGCGCCTCTACCACGCCGGCGCCGAGCGCGTTCGCCACCGCCACCCCGCCGGCGCGGATCGCCTGCATCAGCCCGGGCACGCCGAGATGCGAGGAGGGGTTGAGCTCCAGCGGGTCGGCGTAATCGGCGTCGAGGCGGCGCAGCAGCACGTCGACCCGCTTCAGCCCGGCCACGGTGCGGACATAGACGACATTGTCGCGCACAGTGAGGTCGTCGCCTTCCAGCAGCACGAAGCCGAGATAGCGCGCGAGATAGGCGTGCTCGAAATAGGTCTCGTTCAGCGGACCGGGGGTGAGCAGCCCCACCCGCCCCTCGCCGGAGCGGTCGAGCTTGGTCAGCCCGGCCCGCAGCCCCTGGAAATAGCCGGCCAGCCGCATGACGTTGAGCGAGCGGGCAAGGTCCGGCAGGGCGCGGGCGATGGCGATGCGGTTCTCCAGCGCGTAGCCGGCACCGGAAGGCGACTGGGTGCGGTCTGAGAGCACCCACCAGCGCCCGTCCGGCCCGCGACCAAGATCGGCGGCATAGATTTTCAGGAAGCTGCCACCATGCGGATCGACCCCAACCATGGGGCGCAGGAAATCGGGATTGCCCGCCACCGCTGCCGCCG comes from Ancylobacter polymorphus and encodes:
- a CDS encoding circularly permuted type 2 ATP-grasp protein, which encodes MPSRTEPQARTRRFEEAAVEALLAQYKPLPGVHDELVDGEGRPRAHWTSLLAALAEMGVEEVNRRFRAADRHLYRSGVFYRVYDDPNGGERPWPISHLPLVIDAAEWRALERGLIQRAQMLEGLLSDLYGEGQLVRAGALPAAAVAGNPDFLRPMVGVDPHGGSFLKIYAADLGRGPDGRWWVLSDRTQSPSGAGYALENRIAIARALPDLARSLNVMRLAGYFQGLRAGLTKLDRSGEGRVGLLTPGPLNETYFEHAYLARYLGFVLLEGDDLTVRDNVVYVRTVAGLKRVDVLLRRLDADYADPLELNPSSHLGVPGLMQAIRAGGVAVANALGAGVVEAPAMMGFLPRLGQQVLGEAPILPNIATWWCGQPAERERVLDSLDDLVISPAFRRPVPGALENGPVIGADLDPAQRAAVERAIRTRGVDIVGQEAVRLSTMPVWSNGRLEPRPFILRIFVAATEAGWTVMPGGFCRVSDTLDSRAVSMQGGGRSADVWVLDAAPVEQTTLLPAPDTVEVKRQTGPLPSRAADNFFWLGRYVERAECTLRLLRTLAGRLSSTADGGGGSVPALLDLLQSWGAVPDELTRARPIRHVLAALAGRERPGALPNLIDSARHTASVIRDRLSPDAWRTLADLGLSLDEPVAPGSAEPDAYERADRALRALAAFSGLASENMNRLAGWRFLDLGRRIERGIAVCRFARALVGETPSASTLDVLLELCDSQITYRSRYVMVESRAPVLDLVLLDPVNPRSLAFQIAAISDHLDVLPGHAGDALPPPEERLVARLSASMKAFDAVEFDDARLAKVEAQLMELSNDVAERYFIHRQPVETPWDLQA